TTATCTTATCTTCACACTTCACTTTACTTATATTATtatcaaatattaattttacttaTTCATTTGAGTTGTCGTCACTCGTCAATCATCACGCGAAGGCCGAAAAGGCGAAACTGTATAGGGTATTAGGGTTTGTTCATTTGAGttgtcttttcttctctccagTCTCCAGCCTTCGCCGCGCCTTTCACAGTCACAGCTCCAGTGTTCCACGCCTCCACCGCGTTGGGTTAAAGTGAGTTCTGTTTCTTCATTCTCTATTTTTAATCCTTTTATTCATTCTCGGTTATGTTTCTTCAGTCTTAGGTCTGAttacattttcttcttcattatacTGCAATTAAAGTGACTTATTCTTCTTCATAGGATAGGAGAACTGAGAACATGACAAATCTAGAGAACATGCCAACATTGGGGTCTTCCCATCAACAATCTGTTTCAAGCTCTCCTACTGCAATTTCAATATCTGGTGCTACACAGAGCAATCCGAGTAATCCTATTGCTATTGATGATGATCAACAAGAGACTGCAGAAGGTGGCCTGTTTGAgacgaagaaaaggaaaaaaacatcTGCAGTTTGGTTGGGGTTCAAGGATGTAATGGGGAAAGATGGAGTGAAGAGAGCAGAGTGCATTCATTGCAAGGCAAGGCTGGTTATTAGTGGAGGCACTACCACTCATTTCAAGAGGCATCTAGATGGATGTACAAGAAGGAAAGTAAATTTGAAATCACAGAAGATGCTGAACTTGATTCCATCTCCAGTGAACAAGGAAGTAGGTATTGTTTCTAATTTTCAATATGATCAAGGAAAAATGAGAGAATCAATTGCACATTTTATTCTCATGCATGAGCATCCTTTCACAATTGTGGGGCAAGAGGGTTTTAATTTAATGATGAAAACTAGCACCCCACATTTTCAGGGCATTAGTCGTGCTACTGCTAAAAATGATTGTATGGCTGTGTATGAGATGATGAAAATTAAGTTGAAGGCAACGTTGAAGAATGTGAACAAAATTAGCTTGACTACTGATCTTTGGAGATCAAATcaacaaatagagtatatgGTGGTTACTGGGCATTTTGTTGATGTCGATTGGAAATTACAGAAGCGGGTTCTTAGTTTTGTGAATGTGCCTCCTCCACGTGGaggtgttgatattgctgatgCTCTGTTTAAATGCATGAATGAGTGGAGGTCGGTTGATAATGCTTCTTATAATGATGTTGCTATTAGAACTTTGAAAACTACATTATCTAGAACTCAGAAGTTGTTGCTTGGAGGTCGGTTGTTCCATGTTCGTTGTTGTGCACATATATTAAATCTTCTTGTGCAAGATGGCCTTAGGGTTGTAGAAGATATCATCCATAATGTTAGGGAGAGTGTTAAATTTGTGAAACAATCTGATTCTCGGCTTCTCAAGTTTAGTGAGATTGTTAAACAATTGCAGTTGCCTTATAGAAAGCTGATTTTGGATTGTCCCACACGTTGGAACTCCACATTTGAGATGTTATCTATTGCATTGAAATTCAAGGATGCATTCCCTCTTTTCAAAGAAAGGGAACCCCAATACAAATATCTGCCAAGTTTTGAAGATTGGGATATGGTTCGTAATGTTTGTCAAATTCTCTAAGTGTTTAGTTTGGCTACAaatatcaaaattaatattgtttttgttttgtctttgtaGACTGAAGACATGCCTCAAGAGGTTGTGTTGCCTATTTGATGGAGGAatgaaaagtttcattttgCATTTGATGGTCAATTGGTGTTTTTTtggactttttatttttatttttatgaatgtATCATGTATGAATGATTAATTTGGTGAACTCTGGTTTGTAAAACTATTAATGATTATGTTTAAACTTGATTTTATATTTGAATAAGTTTATCAAAGGGCAGCCCGCGAGCTGAGCTCGGGCCCGCGAGCTTTTCATAGGGTCGGGCTCGAGTTGATGTTTTACAGGCCCTAACGGGCTAGGGCCGAGCTCGGGCTTCTCATAAAAGTAACGGGCAGGGCCTGAGCATGGCAAAGCCCGGCTCGGCCCGGCCCGTTTACACCCCTATCAGAACCTGCCATACCTCCTCACTGGTATTATAGAACAGCCACCAGACTTCTTTCAGAGATACCTGAAATACCAATGCTCTACAGAGCCACAAGAAAAATCAGACATGTGATTTACAAAGCCTAATCAAATCATGGCCGGAAGAAGGCCATACTACTGCCTGGAAAAACTAGGAAACCCTCTAAAAATAGCCCCAAAAAACTGCCTCAAAATAATTGGGAGAAAACTGCTGGAAAACCAAAGTTTAGTGACGTGAATAGTGGCGGTGGCACAagataaagaaaaccctaaggctccgataccatgttgtaattGTGAATAGAAGGTCTTACTTTCACAACCGTGAGAGTTGTTTATTTATAGCATCAGAGACAAACCCTAATGGTATTACATCAAATGGGCTGGGCCCACTACTAATATATTCTAACAGGGAGTTTCAAAAAGAGATGTTACAACCAATATTCAAATAGTTCTTCATGGTTATTGAATGTCTCAATGGTTACATTTGTTTTAAAAGTGTCATTTATGTTCTTATTAAATTGATTTAATAACAATATTAAAACCTCCCTTTTACTCAATATATAAGAGATATGTTTGATATTTTTCATATATGAGACAAGAAGCTATACGCTTTTTTAGACTTTCTCTTTAGCATTCTCTTTACATCTTACTTTAGTTTGGTCTAAacaaagttagaattctactGATTCCTGTTACACTGCAAAAGTAGGAAAAACTCGTTGAATCCTGGGGAATAGCTGGTTATGCCGAAATTATTCTTGAGGACAGTGCTTGCACGCCTCGGGCTAATCATCTAGTGTTCATTGTTTTTCCAACAATTTCTAAGGTCATTTCTTACTCTAATTGCAGCATAACTGGTGCCTGGTGGTGCAGGTGGATGGTTTGGATAGGGTGGCGGAGCTGGGGGCATTCGGTACCTATTGAAGTTACAACGTATttacagatgagcttttgagcttGGAAACCATTAACTGCTTTGTCATGTGTGCAGTTGGTGAagattatttaattttatgctTACCATATGGAGGGAGGATGTCCCCTAATACACATAATGATGTCCCCCATGTCTCTGCAGTCCAAATCTATACAAGCATTCCTTCAATACACGGTTCAAGGGACTTTCTTAATCTTGGGGTTTGCCCTTGAAATTGTGTTGTTATTAGCTGTGAACGGATCATTatgatttcattgaaaaatcgGTCATATTTCTTAACTCTAATCTCTCTCCTCATCACTTTCCTATGACAAGAggtatttccttttcttttttgggttggCAATGTCTGTATTGTTGTCTCTCTTTTTATTAGCACTGCTCATGGATTTCCATAAGttgacaaaattgaagaaatagtTTACCTTGGTTTTTTGCAAGCATTAGGTGTTGGTTTTTGGGACTTAAGTCAGCCATGTTTCTTATTTTACTTATGTTGAACTTGTCAATGTTCAACTAAGACTTGTTTTTTACTTATCTTTGTTTATGTGTAATGTTGCTGCCAGGTAAGCTAGTCTAGTCTAAGAACTAAGTTGTTGTCTTAACCTTGGCTTTATCTCTTTGTAGGTAAGAACTTGTACGTGTGACTAAAGAAGTTGTTCTTTCTCTGTGAGAATACAAAGATTCTACTTGTTTTGTGTTATTGTGACTTTCTATTCAAGAATTGCATGTGTGAGCTACAAGCTGGAAACTTTCTTGTATTCTGAAAGTGATTAAAGTGCAGGAACTTGATCAAGGTCAAGCAGAAGACAGTGCCTTGAAGCTGATCTTCTGCAAGTTGCAACACGGCACCACTCACCAATACACCAACACCAAGTATTCAAGTAATATttagattttaataataatctgTAAAAGATTAGCTATTataaaaattgagaaaagaagataagcaaacaaaaaaaaaccctagaaaattgAAACAATACCTGCAACCCTTAAGCCTTCTCTCGTCAATTCCCGAAACAGCAAAACGAAGTCAACAAACACAAGAAGAGATAAAGAGAAAGCATATATAAGAGATTTAGATTTAGAGGACAGAGTCGTTGCAGCCTGTAGAGATCAGAGAAGGTGGGAGAGGAGAAGGATGAGATACGATGGAGaatagcttttgatttttttctttcttaatttcttactTTCTAATTGAGTTGGGCCTCtcacttttatttatttgttttaacaATAGTTTTTAAATCTGGACTAACCATCGGTTGAACCGTAAAACCCATGAACCAAAAGCTTATACGAGTTGTTGCTTAAAATAGACCATTTAAACATCAAACCGACGTCAACCGTTAAATCAACCCGTAAAACCATGAACTGGACAACTTTCTTTCAACCCGCTGATTCGAAAATTACATTAATAACGAAGCTCTTTCCCTTTGCTTATTTTATAAAACAACTTATCATGtcaatgttttcttcttttcgatgtgggacgGTGGCAGTTTCATTCTTTTCAAGTGCTTGCACCTTCGTCTCTATACGTGAGTGACATTAATGGTAGGCCcacttttaattttgatttctcaACAAACAACTGTCTAGTACCATATCATCACCTGTcccatctatctatctatatatatatatatattatcttctATATTGACTAAAGGAAAAAGTT
This DNA window, taken from Tripterygium wilfordii isolate XIE 37 chromosome 20, ASM1340144v1, whole genome shotgun sequence, encodes the following:
- the LOC119986886 gene encoding zinc finger BED domain-containing protein RICESLEEPER 2-like translates to MTNLENMPTLGSSHQQSVSSSPTAISISGATQSNPSNPIAIDDDQQETAEGGLFETKKRKKTSAVWLGFKDVMGKDGVKRAECIHCKARLVISGGTTTHFKRHLDGCTRRKVNLKSQKMLNLIPSPVNKEVGIVSNFQYDQGKMRESIAHFILMHEHPFTIVGQEGFNLMMKTSTPHFQGISRATAKNDCMAVYEMMKIKLKATLKNVNKISLTTDLWRSNQQIEYMVVTGHFVDVDWKLQKRVLSFVNVPPPRGGVDIADALFKCMNEWRSVDNASYNDVAIRTLKTTLSRTQKLLLGGRLFHVRCCAHILNLLVQDGLRVVEDIIHNVRESVKFVKQSDSRLLKFSEIVKQLQLPYRKLILDCPTRWNSTFEMLSIALKFKDAFPLFKEREPQYKYLPSFEDWDMTEDMPQEVVLPI